In Rhodobacter sp. 24-YEA-8, the following are encoded in one genomic region:
- a CDS encoding formate--tetrahydrofolate ligase, with product MAFKSDIEIAREAKKKPIMEIGSKLGIPSEHLLPYGHDKAKVGQEFIRSLEGKADGKLILVTAINPTPAGEGKTTTTVGLGDGLNRIGKKAVICIREASLGPNFGMKGGAAGGGMAQVVPMEEMNLHFTGDFHAITAAHNLLSCMIDNHIYWGNELDIDERRIAWRRVMDMNDRALRDAVISLGGVANGFPRQTGFDITVASEVMAILCLSKDLEDLQKRLGDIIVAYTREKKPVYCRDIKADGAMTVLLKDAMQPNLVQTLENNPAFVHGGPFANIAHGCNSVIATRTALKLGEYVVTEAGFGADLGAEKFFDIKCRKAGLKPAAAVIVATVRAMKMNGGVAKADLGAENVDAVKKGCPNLGRHIANVKGFGVPVVVAINHFYSDTDAEVEAVKAYVAEQGAEAILCKHWAQGSAGIEDLAKKVVELAEGGKSSFAPLYPDEMGLFAKIETIAKRIYHAGEVIADKSVRDQLKAWEAAGYGNLPVCMAKTQYSFSTDPNLRGAPEGHTIPVREVRLSAGAGFVVAICGEIMTMPGLPRVPAAETIRLNEAGQVEGLF from the coding sequence ATGGCGTTCAAGTCTGATATCGAGATTGCACGGGAAGCGAAGAAAAAGCCGATCATGGAGATCGGCTCGAAACTGGGCATTCCGTCGGAGCATCTGCTGCCCTACGGCCATGACAAGGCCAAGGTCGGCCAGGAGTTCATCCGTTCGCTGGAAGGCAAGGCCGATGGCAAGCTGATCCTCGTGACCGCGATCAACCCGACGCCGGCAGGCGAAGGCAAGACCACCACCACCGTGGGTCTGGGTGATGGTCTGAACCGCATCGGCAAAAAAGCGGTGATCTGTATCCGCGAGGCCTCGCTCGGCCCGAATTTCGGCATGAAGGGTGGCGCGGCCGGTGGCGGCATGGCCCAGGTCGTGCCGATGGAGGAAATGAACCTCCATTTCACCGGTGACTTCCACGCGATCACCGCAGCACATAACCTGCTGTCCTGCATGATCGACAACCATATCTACTGGGGCAATGAGCTCGACATCGACGAGCGCCGCATCGCCTGGCGCCGCGTGATGGACATGAACGACCGTGCGCTGCGCGATGCGGTCATCTCGCTCGGTGGCGTGGCAAACGGCTTCCCGCGTCAGACCGGGTTCGACATCACCGTGGCCTCGGAAGTCATGGCGATCCTCTGCCTGTCGAAAGACCTCGAAGACCTGCAAAAGCGCCTCGGTGACATCATCGTCGCCTATACCCGCGAGAAAAAGCCGGTCTATTGCCGCGACATCAAAGCAGATGGCGCGATGACCGTGCTCCTGAAAGACGCGATGCAGCCGAACCTGGTGCAGACGCTGGAAAACAACCCGGCCTTCGTCCATGGCGGCCCGTTTGCGAATATCGCGCATGGCTGTAACTCGGTCATCGCGACCCGCACCGCGCTCAAGCTGGGCGAATATGTCGTGACCGAGGCCGGCTTCGGGGCCGATCTGGGCGCCGAGAAATTCTTCGACATCAAATGCCGCAAGGCGGGGCTGAAACCGGCGGCGGCGGTGATCGTGGCCACGGTGCGCGCGATGAAGATGAATGGCGGCGTGGCGAAGGCCGATCTGGGCGCTGAAAACGTTGATGCGGTGAAAAAGGGCTGTCCGAACCTCGGTCGTCACATCGCCAATGTCAAAGGTTTCGGCGTGCCGGTGGTGGTTGCCATCAACCACTTCTATTCGGACACCGATGCCGAGGTCGAAGCGGTGAAAGCCTATGTCGCGGAACAGGGCGCTGAAGCGATCCTGTGCAAGCACTGGGCCCAGGGTTCTGCCGGGATCGAGGATCTGGCGAAGAAAGTCGTCGAGCTGGCCGAGGGCGGCAAATCCAGCTTCGCACCGCTCTATCCGGACGAAATGGGGCTTTTCGCCAAGATCGAGACCATCGCCAAGCGCATCTATCACGCGGGCGAAGTCATTGCCGACAAGTCGGTGCGCGATCAGCTGAAGGCCTGGGAAGCTGCCGGTTACGGCAATCTGCCGGTCTGCATGGCGAAAACCCAGTACAGCTTCTCGACCGATCCCAACCTGCGCGGCGCGCCCGAGGGCCATACGATCCCGGTCCGCGAAGTGCGTCTTTCGGCCGGTGCCGGTTTCGTCGTGGCGATCTGCGGTGAGATCATGACCATGCCGGGCCTGCCGCGCGTGCCGGCAGCTGAGACCATCCGTCTGAATGAAGCGGGCCAGGTCGAAGGCCTGTTCTGA
- a CDS encoding 1-phosphofructokinase family hexose kinase, which yields MSDQAPILTLTLNPALDMATDVAEMLPGCKLRCSEPMLDPGGGGLNVSRAILALGGDSLALVAIGGLTGDRLSGLIREAGVTFLTLPGPGETRQSLTVTEEISGQQFRFMLPGPLWGEAERNRVFTLLRATSRPGGYSVISGSQPPGVPADFPAQLAAAMPGCRVVLDTSGKPLTEAVRAPIPGLEVLRMDAEEAESLTGHALENREATADFAQDLVRRGVAQKVVVARGAEGNILATAERRLFANAPKVKVRSAVGAGDSFVAGLVLSLARGQSDDEALALAAAAAAAAVSTDATQLCRPADVMRLRPGVTVVEI from the coding sequence ATGAGCGACCAGGCCCCGATCCTGACCCTGACCCTCAATCCGGCGCTGGATATGGCAACAGATGTGGCCGAGATGCTTCCGGGCTGCAAGCTGCGCTGCTCCGAGCCGATGCTTGATCCCGGCGGCGGCGGGCTGAATGTCAGCCGGGCGATTCTCGCGCTTGGCGGCGACAGTCTGGCTCTGGTGGCGATCGGCGGGCTGACCGGTGACCGGCTTTCGGGTCTCATCCGCGAGGCAGGGGTGACCTTCCTGACGCTGCCCGGCCCGGGCGAGACGCGGCAATCCCTGACCGTCACCGAAGAGATCAGCGGCCAGCAGTTTCGCTTCATGCTGCCCGGACCCCTTTGGGGCGAGGCCGAGCGCAACCGGGTCTTCACACTCCTGCGTGCAACCTCGCGCCCCGGTGGCTATTCGGTCATCTCCGGCAGCCAGCCGCCCGGTGTTCCGGCGGACTTCCCGGCCCAACTGGCAGCTGCGATGCCGGGCTGCCGCGTGGTGCTGGATACATCCGGAAAACCCCTGACCGAGGCGGTGCGGGCACCAATCCCGGGGCTCGAAGTCCTGCGGATGGATGCCGAAGAGGCCGAAAGCCTGACCGGCCATGCCCTGGAAAACCGCGAGGCGACGGCTGATTTCGCGCAAGACCTCGTCCGGCGCGGCGTGGCGCAAAAGGTGGTGGTCGCGCGCGGTGCCGAAGGCAACATCCTCGCCACCGCTGAACGCCGCCTCTTCGCCAATGCCCCTAAGGTTAAAGTGAGATCGGCGGTCGGGGCAGGGGACAGTTTCGTCGCGGGCCTCGTCCTCTCGCTCGCGAGGGGGCAAAGCGATGATGAGGCACTCGCTCTTGCTGCCGCTGCCGCCGCCGCTGCGGTCTCCACTGATGCGACCCAGCTTTGCCGCCCGGCAGATGTCATGCGCCTGCGGCCCGGCGTCACGGTGGTGGAAATCTGA
- a CDS encoding RNA pyrophosphohydrolase, whose product MVKAADLPYRPCVGIVLVNSEGLIFAGQRIDGGRATSPPDRLAWQMPQGGIDEGETPKAAALRELWEETGVTADLVEKIAKTDDWLTYDLPEELIGKVWGGKYRGQRQKWFLLRYLGSDDQIGIATTHPEFSSWCWIRADDLVSAIVPFKRAVYEQVVAAFRPHLA is encoded by the coding sequence ATGGTGAAGGCGGCGGATCTGCCCTACCGGCCCTGCGTCGGGATCGTGCTGGTGAACTCTGAAGGCCTGATCTTTGCAGGGCAGCGTATCGACGGGGGGCGGGCCACCAGCCCCCCCGACCGGCTGGCCTGGCAGATGCCCCAGGGCGGGATTGACGAGGGCGAGACGCCAAAGGCCGCGGCGCTGCGCGAGCTGTGGGAAGAGACCGGCGTGACCGCCGATCTCGTCGAAAAGATCGCGAAGACGGATGACTGGCTGACCTATGACCTGCCGGAAGAGCTGATCGGCAAAGTCTGGGGGGGTAAGTATCGCGGCCAGCGCCAGAAATGGTTCCTGCTGCGCTATCTCGGCAGCGATGATCAGATCGGCATCGCCACCACCCACCCGGAATTCTCGTCCTGGTGCTGGATCCGGGCCGATGACCTTGTCTCGGCCATCGTGCCGTTCAAACGCGCGGTCTATGAGCAGGTGGTGGCGGCGTTCCGGCCGCATCTGGCCTGA
- a CDS encoding S41 family peptidase translates to MKKLVLAAVGGAVAGVVLTSQVGPLIAEQASRDSSVYEQLDLFGTIFDRVRAQYVEPVDTEKLVEAAINGMLTSLDPHSSYLSAKDFEDMRVQTKGEFGGLGIEVTQEEGFIKVISPMDGTPADKAGIQAGDYITHVNGESILGLNLNQAVDLMRGPVGSEIIITVVRVGTDQPFDVSVIRDTIKVDAVKGRTVGKAVVLRVTTFNDQTTSDLKTALEKGIAELGGVENIDGVVLDLRNNPGGLLNEAITVSDTFLNSGEIVSTRGRTPEDGERFNAKAGDLAEGKPMVVLINGGSASASEIVAGALQDHRRAVVVGTKSFGKGSVQSLIPLRDEGAMRLTTARYYTPSGRSIQALGISPDIVVQQPARPNPATDTPAAEPKTAIQPRTEAGLRGAITNDSMTEDEKKLYLEEQEHAEETAKLRDEDYQLAYAVDILKGLNTLREE, encoded by the coding sequence ATGAAGAAACTCGTGCTTGCCGCCGTGGGCGGTGCCGTCGCCGGTGTGGTCCTGACCTCGCAAGTCGGTCCCCTGATCGCCGAGCAGGCCTCCCGTGACAGTTCGGTCTATGAGCAACTCGATCTGTTCGGCACCATTTTCGACCGTGTGCGCGCGCAATATGTCGAACCGGTTGATACCGAGAAACTGGTCGAGGCCGCGATCAACGGCATGCTGACCTCGCTTGACCCGCATTCGTCCTATCTTTCCGCGAAAGATTTCGAAGATATGCGCGTCCAGACCAAGGGCGAATTCGGCGGGCTTGGGATCGAGGTCACCCAGGAAGAGGGCTTCATCAAGGTGATCTCGCCGATGGATGGCACCCCCGCCGACAAGGCTGGCATCCAGGCGGGCGATTACATCACCCATGTGAACGGGGAATCGATCCTCGGGCTCAACCTGAACCAGGCGGTGGATCTGATGCGCGGGCCGGTTGGCTCCGAGATCATCATCACCGTCGTGCGGGTCGGGACTGATCAGCCCTTCGACGTCTCGGTCATCCGCGATACGATCAAGGTTGACGCGGTCAAGGGCCGCACCGTCGGCAAGGCGGTGGTCCTGCGCGTGACCACCTTCAACGACCAGACCACCAGCGATCTGAAAACCGCACTTGAAAAAGGCATTGCAGAGCTTGGCGGCGTTGAGAATATCGACGGCGTGGTCCTTGATCTGAGGAACAATCCGGGCGGGCTTCTGAACGAGGCGATCACCGTCTCGGATACTTTCCTGAATTCGGGCGAAATCGTCTCGACCCGTGGCCGCACCCCCGAAGACGGCGAGCGTTTCAACGCCAAAGCCGGCGATCTGGCTGAAGGCAAACCGATGGTCGTGCTGATCAATGGCGGCTCGGCCTCGGCCTCCGAGATCGTGGCCGGCGCGTTGCAGGATCACCGCCGCGCGGTGGTGGTCGGCACCAAGAGCTTCGGCAAGGGCTCGGTCCAGTCGCTGATCCCGCTGCGCGACGAAGGCGCGATGCGGCTGACGACGGCGCGCTATTACACGCCCTCGGGCCGTTCGATCCAGGCGCTCGGCATTTCGCCCGATATCGTGGTGCAGCAGCCGGCGCGCCCCAATCCGGCGACCGACACCCCCGCGGCTGAGCCCAAAACGGCAATCCAGCCCCGGACCGAAGCCGGGCTGCGCGGTGCGATCACCAATGATTCGATGACCGAGGATGAGAAAAAGCTCTATCTCGAAGAGCAGGAACATGCGGAAGAGACCGCCAAACTGCGCGATGAGGATTATCAGCTCGCCTATGCGGTGGATATTCTGAAGGGGCTGAACACCCTCCGGGAAGAGTGA
- a CDS encoding murein hydrolase activator EnvC, translating into MISAHGSFLCGGLALALMLAPAMTCAQEAEPDEISAALPVAEPAVTTDAGLTVSDQAARASGQLRDAVAAMEAATTGRAQVAALTQTVRAYEEGLAALREALRQAELREEVLKLRFNAKRDRVGQLVSALAQMEQNRGPLLLIHPAGPLGTARSGMLVAEVTPLIQAEADQLRRELQELADLRALQVSAGQHLTDGLASAQAARTALSKAISARTDLPKRFTDDPVILRALLESADTLDSFAAGLIETSTDGAAPRPFVTAMGVLPLPVVGSLIRRPDEADGAGVRRPGMTLATRDRALVTAPWPGTIRYLGPLLDYGNVIILELGDGYLLVLGGLGTVYGEVGEVVATGAPLGLMGGSDGSGSVPVPTEQAPLAPGGSKSGAGAEATETLYLELRMGATAVDPTEWFAATASTGD; encoded by the coding sequence ATGATATCCGCGCACGGCTCTTTTCTCTGCGGCGGTCTCGCGCTCGCGCTGATGCTGGCGCCCGCGATGACCTGCGCGCAGGAGGCAGAGCCGGACGAGATTTCAGCCGCGCTGCCGGTGGCAGAGCCAGCAGTGACGACCGATGCCGGGTTGACGGTTTCCGACCAGGCGGCGCGTGCCTCTGGTCAGCTGCGTGACGCTGTGGCGGCAATGGAGGCAGCGACCACGGGCCGCGCCCAGGTGGCCGCGCTGACCCAGACCGTGCGCGCCTATGAGGAAGGCCTCGCCGCGCTGCGCGAAGCCCTGCGCCAGGCAGAACTACGCGAGGAAGTGCTGAAACTCCGCTTTAATGCCAAGCGCGACCGCGTGGGGCAGCTGGTCTCGGCGCTGGCGCAGATGGAACAGAACCGCGGGCCCTTATTGCTGATCCATCCGGCAGGGCCGCTTGGCACTGCCCGCTCGGGCATGCTGGTGGCCGAAGTCACGCCGCTGATCCAGGCCGAGGCCGATCAGCTGCGACGCGAACTTCAGGAACTGGCCGATCTCAGGGCGCTGCAGGTCTCGGCCGGACAGCATCTGACCGACGGGCTCGCCTCGGCCCAGGCGGCACGTACCGCGCTGTCAAAGGCAATCTCGGCGCGCACCGATCTGCCCAAACGCTTCACCGATGATCCGGTGATCCTGCGCGCCTTGCTGGAAAGCGCCGATACGCTGGACAGCTTCGCCGCCGGGCTGATCGAGACCTCGACCGATGGCGCGGCACCGCGCCCCTTTGTCACCGCGATGGGTGTATTGCCTTTGCCGGTGGTGGGGAGCCTGATCCGGCGCCCCGATGAAGCCGATGGCGCCGGCGTGCGCCGCCCCGGTATGACGCTTGCCACCCGCGACCGCGCTCTGGTCACCGCCCCCTGGCCCGGCACCATCCGCTATCTCGGGCCACTGCTCGACTACGGAAATGTGATCATCCTCGAGCTCGGTGACGGCTATCTTCTGGTTCTGGGCGGGCTCGGGACGGTTTATGGCGAAGTGGGCGAAGTTGTCGCAACCGGCGCGCCGCTTGGGCTGATGGGCGGCAGTGACGGCAGCGGATCCGTGCCGGTCCCCACCGAACAGGCGCCGCTTGCACCGGGCGGATCGAAAAGCGGGGCTGGTGCAGAAGCCACGGAAACGCTTTACTTGGAATTGAGAATGGGGGCCACTGCGGTCGATCCGACCGAATGGTTCGCCGCCACTGCCTCGACAGGAGACTGA
- the gpmI gene encoding 2,3-bisphosphoglycerate-independent phosphoglycerate mutase gives MSVPKPVVLCILDGWGIGPDPTTSAPAQANIPTFRNLMATRPNSTLVTFGPDVGLPTGQMGNSEVGHTNIGAGRVVAMDLGQIDLAIETGSFGAEPALRQFIAALEASGGTAHLAGLCSPGGVHAHQAHLIEAAKIIAAEGVRVVIHAITDGRDVAPSSAASQIAGIEAALPPSVKIVTVTGRYFAMDRDNRWERIATAYEAMVHGKGETADSAGQAIARAYAAGVTDEFIPATVLGDYQGMKDGDGLFFLNFRADRAREILAAIGQPDFDGFDPGTRPHLVARLGMVDYSEAHNHYMTTMFPKQDIVNTLGEWVAKQGKTQFRLAETEKYPHVTFFLNGGREEPFPGEDRFMPQSPKVATYDLQPEMSAPEVTAKFVEAIEKGYDLIVVNYANPDMVGHTGKIGAAIKACEAVDQGLTAALAALEKAGGAMVICADHGNCDVMTDPVTHQPHTAHTLNPVPVILVGGPTGIQGGAHLRSGGRLADLAPTLLDLMGLDKPAEMTGESLILR, from the coding sequence ATGTCTGTTCCGAAACCCGTCGTTTTATGTATCCTCGACGGATGGGGGATCGGACCGGATCCGACAACCTCGGCCCCGGCCCAGGCCAATATCCCGACCTTCCGCAACCTGATGGCCACGCGGCCCAATTCCACCCTCGTGACCTTTGGTCCCGATGTCGGGCTGCCGACCGGGCAGATGGGAAATTCCGAGGTCGGCCATACCAATATCGGCGCGGGCCGCGTGGTGGCGATGGATCTGGGCCAGATCGACCTCGCGATCGAGACGGGCTCTTTCGGCGCGGAGCCGGCGCTCCGGCAGTTCATTGCGGCGCTTGAGGCCTCTGGCGGCACCGCGCATCTGGCAGGCCTTTGCTCGCCCGGCGGTGTCCATGCCCATCAGGCGCATCTGATCGAAGCCGCGAAGATCATCGCGGCCGAAGGCGTCAGGGTCGTGATCCATGCAATCACCGACGGGCGCGACGTGGCGCCCTCTTCCGCTGCGAGCCAGATTGCCGGGATCGAAGCCGCGCTGCCGCCTTCGGTGAAGATCGTCACCGTCACCGGCCGGTATTTCGCGATGGACCGCGACAATCGCTGGGAACGCATTGCCACCGCCTATGAGGCAATGGTGCATGGCAAAGGCGAGACGGCAGACAGTGCGGGTCAGGCGATTGCCCGGGCCTATGCTGCGGGCGTGACCGATGAATTCATCCCGGCGACGGTCCTGGGCGATTACCAGGGCATGAAAGACGGCGACGGGCTCTTTTTCCTGAACTTCCGGGCCGATCGCGCGCGAGAGATCCTCGCCGCCATTGGCCAGCCGGATTTCGACGGCTTTGACCCCGGCACCCGCCCGCATCTGGTCGCGCGCCTCGGCATGGTCGATTACTCCGAGGCCCATAACCACTATATGACCACGATGTTCCCCAAGCAGGATATCGTGAACACGCTGGGCGAATGGGTGGCGAAACAGGGCAAGACCCAGTTCCGCCTCGCGGAAACCGAGAAATATCCGCATGTGACCTTCTTCCTCAATGGGGGCCGTGAAGAGCCGTTCCCCGGTGAAGATCGCTTCATGCCGCAATCGCCGAAAGTGGCGACCTATGACCTGCAACCCGAGATGTCGGCGCCGGAAGTGACTGCGAAATTCGTCGAAGCCATTGAAAAAGGCTATGACCTGATCGTGGTGAATTACGCCAATCCCGATATGGTCGGCCATACCGGCAAGATCGGGGCCGCCATAAAGGCCTGCGAGGCGGTGGATCAGGGTCTGACGGCTGCGCTTGCCGCATTGGAAAAAGCCGGTGGCGCCATGGTGATCTGTGCCGATCACGGCAATTGCGATGTGATGACCGATCCGGTCACGCATCAGCCCCATACTGCCCATACGCTGAACCCGGTGCCGGTGATCCTGGTTGGCGGGCCGACCGGCATTCAGGGCGGCGCGCATCTGCGCAGCGGTGGCCGGCTTGCCGATCTGGCACCGACGCTGCTGGATCTAATGGGGCTGGACAAACCAGCCGAGATGACCGGCGAAAGCCTGATCCTGCGATGA
- a CDS encoding DMT family transporter, whose translation MSAPQNTRLGILLMIATSAIFAIQDGLSRHLGESVNIYMVVMIRFWFMTVFVLALAARSPGGLKAAAKSRYPLLQILRGFLLVAEICVMVVAFIRLGLIETHAVFVVYPLLVTLFSGPILGEKVGWRRWLAVLVGFIGVIVILNPGGGVFTPWALLPLSAAAMFALYGLLTRYVAREDSASTSFFWTGISGAVFITPFGLMHWQNMSGFDWSLMAILCCTAVLGHWLLIKAYDVAEASDIQPFAYFQLPFVSFLGLVFLNENLRINVVIGAVIVVAAGLFTLWRQRVRARNNKAL comes from the coding sequence ATGAGCGCGCCCCAAAACACCCGACTCGGTATCCTGCTGATGATCGCCACTTCGGCGATTTTTGCGATTCAGGATGGTCTTTCGCGCCATCTCGGCGAGTCGGTGAACATCTATATGGTGGTGATGATCCGCTTCTGGTTCATGACCGTTTTCGTGCTGGCGCTGGCCGCGCGCAGCCCGGGCGGGCTGAAAGCGGCGGCAAAGAGCCGCTATCCCCTGTTGCAGATCCTGCGCGGCTTTCTGCTGGTGGCAGAAATCTGCGTCATGGTTGTGGCCTTCATCAGACTTGGCCTGATCGAGACCCATGCGGTTTTCGTGGTCTATCCGCTGCTGGTGACGCTGTTTTCGGGCCCGATCCTTGGTGAAAAAGTCGGCTGGCGGCGCTGGCTGGCGGTGCTGGTTGGTTTTATCGGGGTGATTGTCATCCTCAACCCGGGCGGCGGCGTTTTCACCCCCTGGGCGCTTTTGCCGCTTTCGGCTGCGGCCATGTTTGCGCTTTACGGGCTGTTGACCCGCTATGTGGCGCGCGAGGACAGTGCCTCGACCAGCTTCTTCTGGACCGGGATTTCGGGTGCCGTTTTCATCACGCCTTTCGGCTTGATGCACTGGCAGAACATGTCCGGCTTCGACTGGAGCCTGATGGCCATTTTGTGCTGCACCGCCGTGCTGGGGCACTGGCTGCTGATCAAGGCCTATGATGTGGCCGAGGCCTCTGATATCCAGCCCTTTGCCTATTTCCAGCTGCCATTCGTGTCTTTCCTCGGTCTGGTTTTCCTCAATGAGAACCTGCGCATCAATGTGGTGATCGGGGCGGTGATCGTGGTCGCGGCCGGGCTTTTCACGCTCTGGCGGCAGCGGGTTCGCGCACGGAACAACAAAGCTCTGTGA
- a CDS encoding DNA recombination protein RmuC — translation MITLFGQTYAWSAPEILIGGAIGFGIIALLILILRAASRAGNSAQPLMNEIAWMSHRVQALSEGQERLSGGLSHVSEAQAASQVSMLKLMEARLADVQRQMTEALHGTSTRTARSLGELHQRLETIDKAQEKIEKLSGNVLSLQDILANKQTRGAFGEIQLHDIVSKALPADSYTMQATLPNGRRADCLVHLPKPPGPIVIDAKFPLEPYEALRRAENPRQSHEAAQQLRQALRAHIRAISERYILEGETADGALMFLPSEAVYAELHANFPELVREGFAARVWIVSPTTCMATLNTMRAVLKDARMREQAGAIRKELSLLSQDVDRLGARVGNLDRHFQMAVRDIEEIRISSDKAGKRARRLDNFDFEELAPDATPVLPGRDAGPG, via the coding sequence ATGATCACGCTTTTCGGCCAGACTTATGCCTGGAGCGCCCCTGAGATCCTGATCGGCGGCGCGATCGGCTTCGGGATCATTGCCCTTCTGATCCTGATCCTGCGGGCCGCCAGTCGAGCGGGCAATTCCGCGCAGCCCCTGATGAACGAGATCGCCTGGATGAGCCACCGCGTCCAGGCCCTGTCCGAGGGGCAGGAGCGGCTCTCGGGCGGGCTGAGCCATGTATCTGAAGCGCAGGCCGCATCGCAGGTCTCGATGCTGAAACTGATGGAAGCCCGCCTTGCCGATGTGCAGCGCCAGATGACCGAGGCGCTGCATGGCACATCGACCCGCACGGCGCGGTCTCTCGGGGAATTGCACCAGCGGCTGGAAACCATCGACAAGGCGCAGGAAAAGATCGAGAAACTTTCCGGCAACGTTCTGTCCTTGCAGGATATTCTGGCAAACAAACAGACCCGGGGCGCCTTTGGCGAGATCCAGCTGCATGACATCGTCTCGAAAGCGCTGCCCGCCGACAGCTATACGATGCAGGCGACGCTTCCGAATGGCCGCCGTGCGGATTGCCTTGTGCATCTGCCAAAGCCTCCCGGCCCCATCGTGATCGATGCGAAATTTCCGCTGGAACCCTACGAGGCGCTGCGCCGCGCCGAAAACCCGCGCCAGAGCCATGAGGCTGCCCAGCAGTTGCGCCAGGCGCTGCGCGCCCATATCCGCGCCATCTCCGAGCGCTATATCCTTGAGGGCGAGACCGCAGATGGCGCGCTGATGTTCCTGCCCTCGGAAGCGGTCTATGCCGAACTGCATGCGAATTTCCCCGAGCTCGTGCGTGAGGGGTTTGCCGCCCGGGTCTGGATCGTCTCGCCCACAACCTGCATGGCGACGCTGAACACCATGCGCGCGGTGCTGAAAGACGCGCGGATGCGCGAACAGGCCGGCGCCATCCGCAAAGAGCTCTCGCTTTTGTCGCAGGATGTGGATCGGCTTGGCGCGCGGGTCGGCAATCTTGACCGTCATTTCCAGATGGCGGTGCGGGATATAGAAGAGATCCGTATCTCTTCGGACAAGGCCGGAAAACGAGCCCGCCGGCTTGATAATTTCGACTTCGAGGAGCTGGCCCCGGACGCCACGCCCGTCCTGCCGGGCCGGGACGCCGGGCCGGGCTGA